A region of the Hyperolius riggenbachi isolate aHypRig1 chromosome 9, aHypRig1.pri, whole genome shotgun sequence genome:
gtgttttgttttttctctctgCGGTCCAATACAGTTGAATAATAGAACTCCATCTCTTTAATAcatcttttaaaaaaatgttctcaaCAATCAACAGTGAAATATGAAAAATACAATACTTATCAAGGACATGAAGGAAGATAGGAAGTGCGGAGGATGATCGACGAACGTTTAGCCCAGTGGGCTTTCTCAAGATCGTCTATCAACCCCAGCTACCTGTCTGCTTATATAACTGGGTGAGGAAACTCCCATACTTGCCCCCCATATTCCAGTCATCTCCAGGGACTActttaaaaaacacatatagtgtACCCCAACCTTAATACACTTaccaccgggggggagggggggggatttgggtatGGAGCTGGAGTGGCGCCAGTCTGCAGTAGAAAATTATTTTCTGGTCCCACCCTGTCATTGGGCAGCACTCAGATTTTTGGGGTCCATAATTAAGGAGCTTTGGTTACAGTATCAGTGTTTTTGTGAGATAAGGGTTTTTCTTTGCTCCCTACCCCCAGATCTATCTAACTATTATTGTAGCAGCCTTGGTATATGATCATGGTAGGGTGGAGAATGGGTTATGATTATCCATGTCTCCCCTACGGAGTGAtacctctccccctcccttctgtctTACTGGTTCAGATGTGGTGCCTAATGCCTTATGTATGATTTTGCATATGAATATAAGTTTATTAAGGGAATTAAGGATTGTTGACCAAATGTACTGATGGTGTGTATTACCCATTTGGGCCATATTGAGATCCTTTTACTTCAATGTTGTCTTTAATGCAACATTTTGTATTGATGCATGCCAATCCCCTGTTCTAATTTTATGTTTTTACTAGTGTTTTCATGTCCTATTTATATTGCCGTTCTTTTCCACTTGGTCGCATTGCTGAGGTACTATGCAACCTTTTGGTCACGTTGATTTGATTGTTAGGCAATGCGCATGCGTACGTAGGGATGCTTATACACGTCACGTTGTGTGTGATGGGGTTGAAATGCAGAAGTTTTGAAATGATTGGAGTTCGCTCCAGCCCGTCCTTTTTGAAGCAGCCACGTAGCCTTATTATCTACCACAGACTGGTGCCCCTCCACCCTCCAACTTCATGGGCCCCCCTTTTTTTGTTAGGGTACACTCTATGTATTTTTTAAAGTAGTTAGGGTTGATATATGGTCTTGTAAAAGCCCACTGGGCGAAACGACCGTCGATGTATGAGATATGTTGGTCTAGGAAACAATCATAGTTGTGCATCAAACTTTTCTCTTGTTTACCAAGATAGCATTGGGGCATCTGAAATGGGGTGGAGAACTGTTGGCTGAAtattggtgtaacgattggtgtagcaacacagacatctgattatgtgtgatctgcagaatcaccgataatacagatgctatacatgattatgtggtgatctgcagaatcaccaataatgcaagtatagctagcaaggtgtatagtgcttgggttaacagtaactgaatagttttgcaagacctcaccagaggagctggtaggcactattggtacacagtaactgaatagttttgctaaacctcaccagaggagctggtgggtactattaaagAGCACTTCACCAGTgacagggctcactggtgagtagaatggtcagacaggctaggatcagcgACAGGCGggtaggtacagtacaaaatcgacaggcaagagagtagtgagatatcaggcagagttcagcaacagagtcagatgggcaggagTACAGagtcgataagcaagagcagggtcagagggtagccagagtcatacacagaatatcaatatacaataatacaataatcctagtattgtgtgaaatccctggtttcctcccagatcaaaacacaccggatactatctaaggtctgagcgctagcacatcagtattcgcaacagcagacaagctgcgagtgaagactgaaggcttttgaagcagaggagaccccacggccgcgcccaccaCCAGTCAGCCTATCCGGAgcaccgtgagtctcctctgacgtcagccaaccggctggtcagctgacacgcctcctccccgcataaaagtCCCGTCTCCGcgtgcgcccgcgcgatacaACAACCCTATGAGCAATGGACAACCCCGTCcttggcgtactagacgccagaggaacgGCCGAAGTCCCAGGGGAGGGAAGTGattcggctgcggagacaccctgcgtgcccgcagccgctgcttccaTGGATGTTACAATTGGTAATATTGATCTAACACAGCTAATACTGAGTGGACTGTAAGGCAGTGCATTTTTATGGTTTTATGTTTTTGATGTTCAGTGTGGCATATTAATATTTGCAGCAGGCCTTCACTTTATCAATTAGGGAACACATTAGTATTGGGGATCGCACCAATACATCATACAAGTTTGATTAATGAGATTACCATTGTTCTCTTATATTTATTCACAATAACAGTGCTGGTTTTAGAGTATAACTGGAGGGAGGTGGCACCCAGAAGAATAAAAAGAAGTTGGCCTACCTCGCCTAATGAATGAGCCAGTCATGCACCAACTAATTAAAAGGATTTTTATCGTACAATGGGAagacaatgcgttttgcaggttgATTCTGCTTCCTCCGGTCAGTGAAAGATTGGGTTGAGTGGCTTCTATGAACTAGAAACAAACGCCTCTATAGTCTTAATAGTAGTTTTCAAATGGCATTATTATAATCAGAAACATACTATAAAGTTCACCTTCTTTTGTAAAGTCCTTTTAATATCTGTATTTCTCATGCTATAAATGATGGGATTTAGCATAGGAGACACCACAGAGTAAATCACTGAGATCACCCTGTCTCGATCTGGGGAGTAACTGGATCGAGGTCGCAAATACATGAACATGATAGTTCCATAGTAGAGAGTGACTACCATGAGGTGGGAACCACAAGTGGAGAAGGCTTTTTGGCGTCCACTGTTATGCGGGATCTTCAGTATGGTTGACAGGATGTAAAAATAAGACAAGCATGTCAACAAAAAAGTGAAAAGAGTGAAAACACCACAACAAATATATAGTGAAAGCTCATTAATCCAAGGGTCTTGGCAAGAAAGTCGAAAGACTGGTGGCATCTCACAGAAGAAGTGATTGATTTTGTTGGACTTGCAGAAAGGCAACTGGAAAGCAAATATCACATGGATTATTGAGATTGAAAAACATGTGATCCAGGTCCCAGCAGCTAGATAAGTGCAATAATGTTTGTCCATAATTGTGGAGTATCGTAACGGTTTGCAAATAGCGTTATACCTGTCATAGGCCATTAAGCCCAGGATCACGCATTCTGTAGCCCCAAGAGCCAAGTGGAAATACAGTTGTGTTGCACATCCTAAGAATGTTATAGATCGGTCTTCAGATATGGTGTTAAATAGGATTTTTGGTACAATAGCTGTTGAGAAGCAGATGTCAATGACAGAAAGATTACTTAAGAAAAAGTACATGGGAGTCTGAAGTCGTGGATTAAGCTGCACAACGGTTATCAGTAGAAAGTTTCCAAATAAAGTTATGGTGTACATCATTGAAAAGAGTAAGAAAAAGACAACTTGCAGTCCAGGGATACTGGAGAGTCCAAGAAGGATGAATCTTCTCACTGATGTTTGGTTGAAGTTGTCCATGTTGCTCATTGCATTTAACATGAATTTAGTATTGCATGGCCATCTCTGAACGTCTTGTCCAGGCTAAATCATTTTCTTTGTGCAATATCTAAAGGTAATAAAACCCTGTGGTTAAATAGTACTTAAGTTCTTGTCACATATTATTCCATTTAATTTAATATGCAGATCTCTAGATATACTTAAGATGATTCAGTAAATGAGAGACCTACTTGAAGGCTTtacgaggtaaaaaaaaaatctttactcacctggggcttcctccagcccctagaagtctgtgcagtccctcgctgtcctcccaatCCCCTCCAGGGTCGCACTGTCACTATTGGAAGGCCGCCGACTCAAGTTGTGAGCTTGCATGCAGCCACGTGTGCGTAGAAGTTCATGACCCCGGCTTTGGTCAATCCTGACACTGTTGTCTTAAATTGTTCTTCAGATCATCTAATTTATTATGAAGGAACTTAATTTTTGTGATCAAGCTCTGAATCTCTTTATTAGAATGAATAATGTCTGTTCCAGGATTGGTGTAGTTGCAACGATTCCATGTTCCCCTCCTCTATCTTCCTTGCAGTGTTGGTTCTAGTCTGGTTTCTCTTTGGCCACACCAAGTCATACAGTATATCACCCCATTTGGCTCTTTGGGCAATAGTGGTGGATTGGCGTATGTGTGTAAAAAATGTGATCGGTATAGCCATTATTTCAATTTGCATCTGCTAAAGTGGGCGCCAGGAAATGCTGTACAATAATGGTAATTTTtatgatattctactatccctgCTGGTATGTGCACCCCATTGTCACTTCTTAGTTTACCCAATGTCTCTTGCAGTGCCCTCCATTGCTTCTTATTAGCAAATTCTAATGCCAGGGCAGACCCGAGTCTCTCCCGCTACCAATGCAGAGTGATCACAGGGAGTGTTCTCTCCTCTCTGATCTGTGCTTGAGCACCATGATGGCTCTCTGATGTGTTGTGTTCTACCAGATTAACCATATAATCAGTAATGAGTGAAATGCCGaaattctttttgcattaattttcacgaaaataaatTAGTTAAAAGTTAAATTTAAATTTTGAGCGAAAAATAcaatcaaaaatcattttgtaataagtttgttattttttgcattttttttaaagatttttttgcgttaaaataaacagtttttcacattttccatgtaaaaataaagatttttttagtgttttcccaaatggtgttggcctttccacggctcaatttttggtggcagagagaacagatggcattgctttcaTCGGAGGCAGATACACAAAaatatttccacaccgctgagccctggggtactggcactatggtggcatcagcggctgacgttgaagggcatgttggctgtctataggtggcgatacatggtgccagacactgccaccagctgtttctgatgacgagctccccctgcttctttcagcaactcatctcctcctactcctctctgactccctttCTGAACtttccccctggtcatcatgtctattaggatcccacgttacATCCAtgccagtatcatcatcatcgccATCATCATAAGCATACTCCACAGCTTCCTTGTAtcggacacctcataaactgcaccaaccccaggtacttcatcaacctccccctcacaccttacgtccatactgcCGCCTAactcacatatgaggtggtgtaacttgcttagcgccttcattttgttgtaacaataacggctgtgaatcagttaattccccaccaaataactcccgtgaagtgtcaaatggagtggatgtggtgcttgtagtagcgctggtggctgcggaaggtgaggtgttctgtgttaaatagtcaactacgtcctgacaaactTGGgaattgatggcacgtgccttcttctgagcactgtactttggtccagggctgcacgaaatcacatcagcacaacctcgaacagaccggctggtggcctgcctctgggtctgcctctgcctgttttgcacgtagtggtatataaaacagcgtgtggtcacacaggtgcggtgaacaggtatgcagtgactggtattacaaatgtgcagctgtcacacacacacaggtgcagtgaacagttatgcagtgactggtatataacactgcatgttgtcacgcaggtgcactgaacaggcatgcagtgactggtatcaatacaatgtgcagctgtcacacacacaggtacaatgaaaaggtgtgcagtgactggtattacaaatgtgcagctgtcacacacacaggtgcagtgaacagttatgcagtgactggtattacaaatttacagctgtcacacacaggtgcagggaaaaggtaggcactgaatgtgctgggccttgcacagtatagcagcaattagcaagggtcagctgcgactgacagggctgtatatgcaagtgtcagagggccatacaaaaaaaaaaacacatcaaaagaacattagctctcaaaagagctgttttggggtgcttcttagcaataagtatcagcaagaagcaagctaacaagcctaacaacagcctaactaagcttcccctactctctctgcagcaacctctctcccttgtcTCACTAActacgcagcaca
Encoded here:
- the LOC137533466 gene encoding olfactory receptor-like protein OLF1 gives rise to the protein MDNFNQTSVRRFILLGLSSIPGLQVVFFLLFSMMYTITLFGNFLLITVVQLNPRLQTPMYFFLSNLSVIDICFSTAIVPKILFNTISEDRSITFLGCATQLYFHLALGATECVILGLMAYDRYNAICKPLRYSTIMDKHYCTYLAAGTWITCFSISIIHVIFAFQLPFCKSNKINHFFCEMPPVFRLSCQDPWINELSLYICCGVFTLFTFLLTCLSYFYILSTILKIPHNSGRQKAFSTCGSHLMVVTLYYGTIMFMYLRPRSSYSPDRDRVISVIYSVVSPMLNPIIYSMRNTDIKRTLQKKVNFIVCF